One genomic segment of Rhinopithecus roxellana isolate Shanxi Qingling unplaced genomic scaffold, ASM756505v1 contig221, whole genome shotgun sequence includes these proteins:
- the LOC115895755 gene encoding putative ankyrin repeat domain-containing protein 20A5, whose protein sequence is MKLFGFGSRRGQKVLGSTDHVYTGSGYRIRDSELQKIHRAAVKGDAAKVEGCLARRSGDLDALDKQHRTALHLACASGHAKVVTLLINRKCQIDICDKENRTPLIQAVHCQEEACAVILLEHGANPNLKDIYGNTALHYAVYKESTSLAEKLLSHGANIEALDKV, encoded by the exons ATGAAGTTGTTCGGCTTCGGGAGCCGCAGGGGCCAGAAGGTCCTGGGCTCCACAGACCACGTCTACACGGGTTCAGGGTACCGAATCCGGGACTCCGAACTGCAGAAGATCCACAGGGCGGCTGTCAAGGGCGACGCCGCGAAAGTGGAGGGCTGCCTGGCGCGCAGGAGCGGAGACCTGGATGCCTTGGACAAACAGCACAG AACTGCTCTACATTTGGCCTGTGCCAGTGGCCATGCGAAAGTGGTAACTCTCCTGATTAACAGAAAGTGCCAGATTGATATCTGTGACAAAGAAAACAGGACACCTTTGATACAG GCTGTCCATTGCCAGGAAGAGGCTTGTGCCGTTATTTTGCTGGAACATGGTGCCAATCCAAACCTTAAGGATATCTACGGCAACACTGCTCTCCATTATGCTGTGTACAAGGAGAGCACCTCACTGGCAGAAAAACTGCTTTCCCATGGTGCAAATATTGAAGCACTGGACAAGGTATAG